The Desmodus rotundus isolate HL8 chromosome 2, HLdesRot8A.1, whole genome shotgun sequence region CCCTCAGGGTGCGTGCACATGTGTCTGGGCCGAGCCTGGCCCACGGCttgctttgtaaataaagttttattggcacacagctgctgctgctgctctacAACACTCCGGTTGAGTGTTTGCAACACAGACTGGAAGGCCTGCCAAGCCTGAAATATTGGCTCTCTGGTCCTTTAAGAAAAACACTGGggcccccagagcccagcacaaGTGCTGGGAGGGTTCTGCCTggcagggaaactgagtcaggagCCCAGCAGTCCACCCAGGACCCCTGAGCAGAGCCTGCAGGAGGGGGCTGGCGGGGAGgctgccctggccctgctctgCATTGGCTGGTCCCTGAAGGCTCCTCCCCCGAGGAGGGTTCAACACCCCAGGTGTCAGGCGCTGACTCCGAGGGTGAAAGTGTGAGCATCGACGAGGGGTTGGGTCACAACCACAGGCAGGCAGCTCTCGGCACTGCCTGCACCCGCCGTCCAGCGAGGGGCAGCTGGGAAATGCTCCGAGCTCTGACCTCAGCCAGGGCGGCCCTGGGGTCCCGGGCAGCAGGCTGGGTGCGGACCATGGCCTCACACCCGCTGCTGGTGCCCCCCCCGGAGGTCCTGCTGAAGCCCATGTCTGTGCCCAACCGGCTCCTGCTGGGGCCCGGCCCCTCCAACCTGGCTCCGCGCATCCTGGAGGCCGGGGCGCTGCAGATGATCGGCCACATGCACAAGGAGATGTACGAGGTGGGCCGGGGTCggccgtcccccacccccaccagcccctcccagcGGGAGGGCCGGGGGCCGGGGAACAGGCTCTGACCCCCCGCGCCCACCGCCCCCAGATCATGGACGAGATCAAGCAAGGCATCCAGTACGTGTTCCAGACTAAGAACCACCTCACGCTCGCCACCAGTGGCTCAGGGCACTCCGCCCTGGAGGCCGCCCTGATGAACCTCCTGGAGCCCGGGGAATCCTTCCTGGTCGGGGTCAACGGCATCTGGGGCCAGCGGGCCGCCGAAATCGGGGAGCGCGTGGGTAAGGgacggggcaggggctggggtgcgCCCGCCACTCCAACctttcccatcccccacctcaggCAGGACactggccctccctgcccctctggggCCTCCACCTTCCGGCTGGTCTGTCCCGAGGTGCCATAGGATGGGGTTTCAGAGGTAGAAGTCCCCCCTCAAAAATCTCAGAAACAAACATCTTCGGGAGCCACAGAACACGGAGGAACGGACAGGGTTTCGCTTCCAGAGCGGATCTGCGGAGACAGGACTCAGGAGCAGCAGCGAGCCCCGCGTTTAATGATTGACCGCGCGTCCGGCACCACACGTGGCTGCGCCGTCCAGTTAATGGACAACTTCGGACAGCTGCAGGGGCTCCGACCCCTCACCCGGTGCCCTTTCACCCCCAAGCTGacagggcagaggccaggaccccaggggGCTCTGACTGCCCCCTGCTCAGCCTGGACAGGCCCCTGCCCTGCGCCCCTCCAACCCACCCTGGCCTCAGGCTCTGCCCTGAGGCTCGGATGGTCCTGGGGCCTCCGGGTCTCCCACACACAGCCCTGGGCCTCACTGAGCATCGAGGGAGGTAGCAGGATGAGGACCAGTTTACCtggagcccctccctcctccaccccttcctcccttctcctctctctcctccggGAAGGCCCCGTCCACCTGGCCTTCAGCAAACACTTGTTCCTTCCTGTGTGCGCAACACCCGGCCTCGGGGCTCGGGGAAGGCGGCCTGAGGAGGGGACGGACAGCAGAGCCAGATGCTGCTGGGGCCTGACCACaccccactctcctctccccGAGTGGGGGCCTCGGTGGGGGCTGTGGCCGGGtggcccaccccagcccacctgtGGCCTGCTCCGCACGCCCCTTCCCTTACCGCGCCCCGCCCTATGTGCTGGGGCGGGAGCAGCTCACAACTCactctggccctgccccaggagcCCGCACCTACCCGATGACCAAGGACCCCGGAGGCCACTACACGctgcaggaggtggaggaggtgcgGGGTGTTGCTGGCCACGGGGACAGAGGGGTGCTGGCCCGCCGGGTGGGCTCAGGGTGGGGGGACTGGTGTGGTGGCTTCTGCACCAGGTGACCCCCCAACCCCGCACAGGGAGAGCACTCTGGTGCCTGGGAGCAGGTGGGAAGCCTGATGGGGGGGTTCTGCCtgacagggaaactgagtcaggagCCCAGCCTTATGGGCAGGGCCGGGGGGCTGGAGGCGtgaggtggggagcagggcctgcCCTGGCTCTCCGGTGTCAGACCCTCCCTGACAGGGGTCAGTCCCAGCCAGCCCACACCCTGGGGACTCAGCTGACCTCACGAAGGTCCTGATATCCCCATGGGCAGGGCAAGAGGTGGAGGCCCCTGTCCCTGGTCTCCGGGAGGGAGTCCCTCTCTTCCAGAACGAGCCCTCCTCCCAAAGTCGCTGGctcccacacacacagatggGGGCTGCACCCACCCCGGGAGGGAGGGCTTGTTTGGGGGGCAGAGCCTGCCCTGCCTTCACCAGGGAAAGTCCTTCTGTGGTCACTGGCTGGCCCAGGGGGAGGCCTCTCCTCCCACTGACTGCCCACagctgtccctctgtccccctcaGGCCCTGGCCAAGCACAAGCCGGTGGTGCTGTTTCTGACCCACGGTGAGTCATCCAGCGGCATACTGCAGCCTCTCGAGGGCTACGGGGAGCTGTGCCACAGGTGAGCCCGTCCCCACGGATAAGACTATCCCCGCCGGTGAACCTGTCTCCAGGTGGCAGcgcagagcccaggctggggggTGCGGTGCTGGCAggcccctgcagcccaggtggTAGCGGGTGGGCCGAGTCTCCATCCTTCGCTGCCCCCGCCCAGTGTCTGCCACGAGGTGTGGGGTACAGGCACCTCTCGGGGTCCTCCTTGTTCTTCGCTGAGCGCGGCGGGCTCCCTGCTCCTGAGGCCAGGATGAGGGTCTCTCcaaggccaggtgcccgcactgtGCCCACTGACCTCCAAGCCTCATGGTCGGGAAGGTTTGAGGCTgacccagctccccagctcccaggacTTGGGGGGCCTTGCCCCACCTCGCCTGAGATCCCAGAACCCCAGGGCAGCCTCGGCCGTCCACTCCCTCCGCCggcctctcccacccctgcacaGGCACACGAGGCCTTGGAGGAGCTGGGGGCTCCCCACAACCCCATGACCAGCTGTCCTGCCCTACAGAGCTGACCACAGGCAGGAAGGATGAGACCCCACGGCCAGGCAGACTCCTCTGGAGGGATCCCAGCCCACCTGCCCCCCACGTCCTGTCCAGTGACTCAAGCTCACGAATGTGACCTAGGCTGTGACCCCAAGGGCTCCACCTGTCCCTCCGTGCCTGCTCTGCCTTTTTCTGAGAAAACGTGGAGGCGGGAGCCAGGCTTTGGCTTCAGCTGTTTCTGGACTCTGCCCTCTGGCCTCCAACCTATGATCAGCAGGCTGCTGGCAGAAGGGGCTCAGGCTTGCAAAGGGGGGCCCCCGGGCCCCATACACACGCTTGGGTCTGAGCCCTCGGAGCCCCCTGTGTGGGGAgaccctggggctgcagccccacctgcctcactagacggcccctcccccaggtaccaGTGTCTGTTCCTGGTGGACTGTGTGGCCTCCCTGGGCGGGACCCCCATCCACATGGACCAGCAAGGTGAGGGCCCTGATCCCCCAGGCAGACGGGCTCCCTGAACTTATCAGCACCCAGGGTTTCTGCTGGGTGGCCGGGCGGCCAGGCGCCGAGGTGGAGGGCAGGCGGAGCTTCTCCGGGTCAGCATGTGCTCAGAGCCCCTGCAGGTGCAGGAaggggggcagggcccagggccgtGATGCCTCTGGTCCTGGCTGGGCCTCCATGTCCCCATCTGCCCCGACCCGCCCCCCCAGCCTGTCGCACCCAGTGAGCTCCATGGTCAGGGCGAGCTTGCAGGAGAACCTGCTGGGACAACGGAGGGGCTTTATGCGCCCACGCTTCCACCACTGCTCTGAGAGGGGGGCCGGGGACCAGCACAGGGCGTCAGGGCCGTCCCCAAGATGACACACCGCGCCTCTCAGGCTGGCTGCACCACCACCAGGGAGGGAGAGGCCGGGCTGAGTTCCAGCCCCAGACCCCGGAGTGCAGGTCCCACAGACGGCGTGGCACCCCACGGGCCCAGGACACCCCGCGGTGTCTACCCTGCAGCACAGGGTCGGCGAAGCCCCCACGTCCTTTTCCCTGACCAGGAGAGCACaccgcactgccccccccccagtaGACTTTGGGGCTCCTGCCGGTGTGAGGCTGTCCAGACTGAGTGGGGAGGGTGGCCCTGCCCAAGCCTGTGGGCTCATACTCGAGGCCACCCCCGGGGGCCCCTCTGCGGGGACTGGAAGGTGGGCGCAGCCTGGGCTTGTTCAGCCATCTTCCTCACAGCCCAGAACCTCGGGGCCCTCAGAGGGGCTGTAGGTGTTTTGTGACTGATCAGGGGCTCAGGCTCCAAGGTGTGAGCAGACCAGCCTGCCACCCCTTGGCCTACCCCTCCCACTGACACACTGGGACACTGCGTGCAGCCCTCCCCACGCCACCCAGACCCTCACTGCTGCCCCACAACCCGCTGCACCTGCCTGCAGGTCAGCGTCCCACCCCacggggcagggcctggccctgcaggAACACCCCCTCACCACAGACACCGGAGGCATGGTGGGCCCCCGGCTCCCCCAAGACGGTGGGACCTGAGCTCTGGGGGCACCCCCACCATAGTGACCCCGGCTGGGGGGCTTGCCCTGTGAGCACTCTCACTCCCCCCACAGGCATCGACATCTTGTACTCCGGCTCCCAGAAGGTCCTGAACGCCCCTCCAGGCACGGCACTCATCTCCTTCAGTGACAAGGCCAAGTGAGTGGCCCCGGCTGCATGGGCAGGGGGCCAGGGGGGCCCCGGAGGGACGGACAGATCAGGGAGGGCATGGCGCCTCGGGGCGAGCTCCGAGATGCCCCTAGAGAGCTCCTCACGGACCCGGACAGGTGCTCCGTCCCTCCCCGCCCACAGGTGTGACAAAGCCCTGGTTCCCAGGGACCAGGTGGCTGGGCACGGTAAGGGCCACGCAAGTGGGGGGTGGCCTGGCTAGTCCGCCTTCCAAGGACGCCCCCCAAGGAGCCTGGGCttggtgtgggaggcagggactgGCCTTCCAGGAATCCCTGGCTACAGGCCAAGGACTGGGGCCCAAGGCtaacccccaccccgccaccccccatccccctgcCACCAGTCCTGGTTCAGCATCTAGGAGCCAGGGtgggcttggggaggggggaCCGGCCCCAGCAGGCTGTGAGTGGGTGCTGGTTGGTGCCATTTGCCAGGACAGAGACCGCGTGGGGTGGAATCAGGGACTCTGTGTCTGAGTGACCCGGGAGGGGCAGGGGCCGGCTGGGTCTGAACCCAGAGAACAAGGAGGCCTGGGCTGCCGGGCCAACCTGGAGGTGCCCAGCCTGCGGAGGGGGGGCTGCCTAGAGGCCCCTCCATGACACCCAGCTTCACAGATTATACCCCAAAGTGCACAACCTCCATCccgagggggtggggtggggcagcctcagtttcccctttgtCGTTTTGATGTGTTTGGACTCGCCAGTGCAGCAGCAGTCCCTCCTGCCCTCAGTGATGACCACTTCTCACTGACCTTACACGGGGACTGAGGCAGGATGACTCCCatggaggggccagagaggggggGCCAGGCGGGGCCCTCACGCAGCAGGGTCACACCCAAGTGGCAGACGTGCCGGCCAAGCCCAAGGGTCAGCAAGGCTGGGCTGCCTGAGGGGCCCACAGCCCACCTAGGCCTGTCCCAGGGTCACCTGAGAAGGGCCCAGGGGGACCGCACAGGCTCTGCAGCCCGGCACAGGTGCTCatgctggctcctcctcctcagagATAAGATCTACTCCCGGAAGACGAAGCCCTACTCCTTCTACCTGGACATCAAGTTTCTCGCCAACTTCTGGGGCTGTGATGACGAGCCCAGGACGTAAGGgttgggcaggggtgggtgggccGGTGGGCCGAGGGTCATGGGGGATaccctcccactgccccccagCCCTTCATCAGTTTTACTCACTGGGTCCAAGGCCCACATCTGGGTCCCCACCtggctccccacttccccctggccTGTGGGCTCGGGGCCTGCGGCATGGCCTCTGCCCTTTCCCAGGGCGCTGTCCCCTCAGAAGTCCCTGCCTAGCATTAGACATTTGCACTGGGCCACACCTCCCCATTTCCAGGCCTCAGTTGACCCATACCCCAAAAGAAGGCGGTGAACCAGGGGCTCTCTGTGAGGGGGCTGTGGCCTTAACCCAAGGTCCCCTGTGCCACCCATGGGACAGGAATACCAGGCACCGAGCCCCACCCAGTGGGCCCAGTGGGAGGTGGGAGCCGCCGGGCAGCGTCCTGTGAGGTGTGGGCAGCACCCCCTCTGAGCCCTGCTCCTGTGGACCTAGCCGCCCTTCCAGCTCCGAGTCTGTGATTCCCAGCCTGGAGTGCTCCCCTGGGAAGGGGGCTGGCCCATCCTCCCAGGGCCTGACCCAGTGAGTGACCTGGACCGCACCCTGTCCTATCTCCCAGATACCACCACACCACCCCCGTTATCAGCTTGTACACCCTGAGAGAGAGCCTGGCGCTCATCGCGGAGGAGGTGAGGCGTGGGTGCGCTGGCCAGGACGGAGGGTAGGGGGGCAGGGCCGGTGGGTACTGGGGGAGGCAGTCTGTGAGGACCCCGCCCATAGGAGGGCTGTGGAGCGAGGTCAGCAGCTGGGTTGTGAGTTACAATGACCGAAGTTCAGCAGCCTGGGCGCCTTCCTGCTCCCAGGCAGGGGTTGCAGCCGGGCAGAGATGGGGCCAGGACCCCTGCCCACACAGGACGCGCTGGCTCTACAGCAGGTCCAGGACAggacacagggcccagcacagcccGCCTTCACTTCCCTGACCTCCTGGGGCCATGgccagctcccagcccagagGCCAGGGAGACAGGGCTGTGGGCGGCCTCCATGAGCGTCCAGGAGCTTTGCTGGCTGTGCTGTCCCCCACCCCGTGTCTGCTCATAAGTCACTGCCCCAGGGCTGAGCTAGAGTCGGGTGGTGGCCACCAGCACCCAGCTGGATCGTGCGCTCCCAGGGGTGACTCCCACAGTGGGCAGGGTGTGAACTGGGTAGGGCAGAAAGAGGGTGAACTCCCATGGGGCTGTGGGGTCAGTGGGGGAAGAAGGAGGTGACACGTGTGCCCCAGAAaggccccgccctgccctggcTAGCtctaccctcccctccccagggccccagcattGGCTGGGCCCACCCCTCACCTAGACCATTTCCACCTGCCCTGAGGTGGCCCCTGGGCCAGAGCCACCATGGCCTCAAACCCAGGTGGGGGGCTCATGGGGGCTCTCAAGGGGCCCCCGGGAGGAGCCCTCCCAGCCTGGAGCCACCCCCGTGGATGGACgccagctccctgccccccagccccccacccactgGTGCCTCTCCCCGAGCAGGGCCTGGAGAACAGCTGGCGCCGGCACCGGGAGGTCACCTCCTACCTGCATGGGCGCCTGCAGGAGTTGGGCCTGCAGCTCTTCGTGAAGGATCCCGTACGTTCGGGGGCATGGGACAGGGGTAGGGGGTCATGACCTCACTGTCCTCTGGCCCTTCCTCAGCCCCACATCCCCCCAGCCCCACATGTCCCTCTGAAGCCCCGGGGCCAGGTGTGGGCAGCCCTGAGCTGCCGTGCTGGTGCTGAGCCGGCCTGGCCCACAGGCGCTGCGGCTGCCCACCGTCACCACCGTGACCCCGCCCGCCGGCTACAACTGGAGAGACATCGTCAACTACCTCATGGACCACTTCTCCATCGAGATCACCGGTGGCCTCGGGCCCTCCTTGGGGAAGGTGAGAGGGTGGCCACACCTGCCACAGAAACTAGTCACCCCCACATGGAGCACAGCCGTGTCCAGGCTGAGGTGGGCGGCCGTCTGAAAGCCAGGATGGCAGGGGCGTCAGGAGGGAATGTCCCTCTCTGGACCCCAGGGGTCTATGCAGGGGGATCTGGGCCTGTCGTCCCCAGCTGGGCAGGTGCAGACCCCCGATTCCACCCAGAACGTCCTTCCTTTCCTCCGTGTGACCCACCAGGCAGGAGGCTCCGTGCCGGGCCCAGCTGTGCCCACCGAAAGGGTGGCTCTGAGTGGCCTTTGCAGACAgccaccctggctgcccttccCAAGCTCTGCGGGCtcggcctggcctggggctccctGTGTGACTGCAGAAAGCTCCCGCCTGCCCTGTGTGCCCTGGTGGGGGGGTCCCCTCATTGGGAAGCCCACCCGGCTCTGCCCAGACCTCGGCCAGGGCCAGGCAGAGTCCTGGTCAGAGGCCGACACCTTGCCACCCCCCCAGGTGCTGCGCATCGGGCTCCTGGGCTACAACGCCACCCGGGAGAACGTGGACCGCGTAATCGAGGCCCTGAAGGAAGCACTGCAGCACTGCCCGCGGAACAAGCTGTGAgctggccacctggccaggccctcctggaggggctgggggcccaaACGGGGTCTGCGAGACTGACAGGCCGCTGCCAGCACCCCCACAGCCCTTCTCCCTCCTGGTGGAACTTCCAGAAGTGGCCCCTGGGGCTTGGGATCCACAGCTCCACCCAAATGACCTGCAGCCCTCAGGCCCCTGGCCTCCTGGGAATATTCAATAAAGAGCAGGTGGCCATCCGTCCTCTCTGTGTGGGGCTGGGCCACGGGAGGGCCTGGCAGGAAGGCAGCTCTGCCCCCACTGCACCTTGGCTTCCAGAGCTGCAGGAGCTTTGCTCCTCACCGGGGGCTGGCAGATGGAGCACGCAGAGCCCCAGACTTGCCTCCAGGGGAACCCACAGCCCCACACCCGGCTGTGGCCCAAGTCCTATGGACGGGGGCAGGGAAGGACCTGAGCCTGAGtgacaccctccccccaccccactgggccTCAGATTGCAGCTGAACGTGGCCTGGAGCCCcagcctcttccccctcctcagcTGGGCACCCTCTGACCCCTGTCCCTcaactctgcccctccctcgGGTTCCTGCCTGTGCCGAGCCTCCTCAGCCCTTCCCCGGGTTGAATCTGCAGACCAGGCCTGCCTCTGGCCTTCCCTGGACCAGGGTGTATGCTGGCCAGTCACAGCCACGTCCACATCTGCAGGTCCTCCCCAGGTCTGGGGCCCCCCGGGTGAAGGCCGGTAGGGTGGGCGCCCCAGCCCACTGCAGCCCCGTGTCTGTGTGGACGGAAGGGGTCGGCCCGGCTCCACCCCGTCACTcacccagtgtggctggagcacaggGTAGACCAGAGGCCGTCCACCCCACGCTGCTCACACCACCAGGGAGACGGGCACTCCGCACAGGACCTCGGAGGGCCAGAGGGTCTGAAGTCTGAAGGCAAGGGTGGGGTGCGGCTCTCCCAGGGGAAGCCAGAGAGTTTGGGGGCCTGAACACGCAGGGCCCCGTGGGTCACCTCCAAGACGCTGGCCTTTGTGCTGAGACCAGCCCTGTCTGGGCGAGGTTCCCCCAGAAGCAGACACTGGAAACTCAAGTACCAGGACCACCCACTGGCAGGTCCCCCGCGCCCCCATCTAGTCGGGGCCCCATCCAATTTTTCATCGCCACCACTGGGCTTTGCGGACGGGGGCCCATGTTCGTGGACTCACACGGCGCGCTCTCTggcctgtcccctcctcactcagcACCTCGTTGCTGCCGGAATGTGGCGTGTCTGCTGCTGGGTGCTGTCCCGTTGCAGGGACACACTGCCAACTGTGCAGGGACCTCGGGGTGATGTCCCCTGGGGGCCATTATGGGTAACGGGGTAACAAGCACCCTTAGACAGTCTTTGTGTGGGCAGAAGCTACTCATTTCTCTTGGGGGGTACCCAGAGAGGAACCGCGGGGTCCCGGGCTAAGGCAGGTTGAAGGCTGGGAGGCCTGGCTACGAAGCTCCAGAGGCGGCTGCCATATTGCAGGTCCTCACCGGAGTTTGGGGAGCCAGGGGCTCCACCGTCATTCAGCATCGTCTTTCCCTGAGGGTGACGGTATTGAGCACCCTTTCGTGTGTTTGTGGGCCCTTCGGGCATCTCCCTTCGAAACAAGTCAGCGTGAGTGTTCTGTGCACAGTATTCGGTTTTCATCCTCCTGTTGCTGACCTGTGGCTGGGTGCATGCCGGAGGCTGTCAGACGCGGTCAGGAGCATTTTCCCCTATTCTGACTATTCTGTGGCTGACCTAcatccattttcttatttaagattttattcatttatttttggagaggggaagggagggagaaagagagggagagaaacaccaatgtgtggttgcctctcgcgcgccccctactggggacctggcctcaaccctggcctgtgctctgactgggaattgtacccatgatgctttggttcgcaggccggcactccacccactgagccGCGCCAGCCAGGGCGCATCCATTTGCTTAATTGAGTCTTTCCAAAAGCAGGTATTTTGAATTTGGATGAAGCCCTATATGTGCGCGTTTCCTTTTGCGGTCTGCCCTATTCCCGTCCTGTCCGGGAAACGCCTGCCCACTCTGTGGTCCCAAGACACCTTCCCCGTTTCCTTCCTGAGGGCATGGCGCCAGCTGTCACGGGGTGGTCGATGCTCCGCGCCACAGTAGTCTTGTGCCAGAGTGCAGTCGGGCCGGAGCGCGATTTCATCCATCCCGACATCCAGTTGTTCGAGCCACGTTCGTTAAAACAGACTCTCCTCCCCCATCTAAAGGGCTGGGCCCCTCTGCCCGCTGGCTGGCCACTGGCGCGGGTCTGCTTCTGGTGCCACACTGTCCCAGTCATTGCAGCTTCACAGCCACTCTGGGACCAGGAAGCGCATGCCCTCCCACTTCATTCTTTGAAAACTGGTTTTCCCGTCCGAGAGCCTTTGAATTCCCTTATAAATTCTAGAATCATCTTGTCTCGAGCTTGCTAGAATTTTGGTGGGAATGGCCCTACATCAGGGTTTTCCAGAGACACCACGTGGTGCCCATTCCCTCCGTGGGACCCCAGCCCCTGAGCCTGCTGGGCAGCCCACCTGAGCTTTGGCTCACTCAGAACAGCCTCTGAGCCACACAGGCACTGATGCACCTTCCCCAGGAGGTGGCGCCATCTCCACATTCCAGGGAGGCCACTAGATGGTCCTGGTTCGTCGTGGAAGCTGGGGCTGAGGTGGAGGACATCAGCCACCCCTCCGAagtgcattcatttattcaagatcAGGCACACGGTGCTCCATCTCACGGAGCAGCATTGGGACCCCGGTCAGGACAAGCCCTCAGGTTCCAGGCCTCCTGCGGACACCTATTCAGCGTCTAGACTGCGTCACACAGGACAGACACACGTCACACCGTCACacagcccctcaccccaggccctggcccctggagacaggcagctgcTCCGGAAAGCTGGCTGTCCGCACTCTCAGGCCCCAGGGCACTGTCCCCTCCTTACCCACCACCTGCCCCCAGGGGAAGCCCCTGCCAAAGTGCTGGGAGCCCGCTCAGCTGGCCTCGCCGCCCACAGCCTTGGTCTTCCGGAAGATGCTCTGCATGGCCGCGATCCGGTCCGGGTCCTGGATGTGGAAGACCTGGAACTGTGGATGGGGCGGAGGGTCACAGAGACACCTGGAGCCCGTCCCAGGGCCTCGGGCACCACGCAGGACAACCTCGGCTCCCTGGCCACTGAGCCTTCCTGCCTCTGGGTGTCCTAGAGGGTCCTCTCTGCAGGTGGCCCCACCtaggccccctccccccagccttccTCACACGCAGGTGTCCCTGGATGGACCTGACACAGAGGAGGCTGGGCCAGTTGCTTGTTGAGGGCTGAAGGTGGGTCACACCACCCGCTACCATCACCCCACGCCCCCGGGTGTGCCCTAGAAGGAGGCATGTTGGCTCTTTGGGGCGAGGGTGTGGGTGGGCtttgggggaggagcaggaggaggttctctgggggtggggggcggagagcCAGCAGAGCTGGTGGAAACTTGGGGCAGCGGGGGGACCAGCCAGGCCCCCCCAAATGCCAAGGGATGCGGCAGGGGTCTCCTGGGTGCAGGGACCTGCAGTGAAGCTGTGGAAGCCAGACTCCTGCGTGAGGGGTGGAGCCGGGGGGAGCTGGGGCTCCGAGCCACTCGCTGTGGATCTGGGGAGGCtctggggcagtggggacaggccTAGACAtgctgccctggtccccagccAGCGGCCCTGGGCCTTTGGGGCCCCTGGTGCGCAGGGGGCAAGTGGCCTGCCTGACCCTCAATGTCCCTGAGACACCATCCAGAGGCCTGACctgacccagccccacccaagcTCCTGACcttgggagagggaaagggagtgcaGCGGACCAgggctctgtccccaccccatggGACCCTGGGCCCACCTTGTCCAGCAGCACGTCGAAGTAGGCGGTCGCCCAGTAGGTGGGGTCGCTGGCCGGCAGCTGCAGGAGCGCCTTGACCCCGTGGTCGATGCGGGGCGGGGGGCTGCGGCCCAGGTGGGTGGCGTGGATGCGCAGGGACGCCTCGGGCTGGCTGGCGAAGCGCTCCACTCGCTGGTAGAGGGCGCTGAGGTCCAGGCCGGCGCCGTGCAGCAGGTTGTGCTCGGGGTGCAGGAAGTGGGGCAGCTTCTGTGTGGCCAGACAGCACAGCAGCACCACCAGCAGCCGGTACACCGAGCCCTGCAGCTCTGCCCAGTCCTCCGGAGCAGGGAAGAGTGCCGAGGCCCAGAGCA contains the following coding sequences:
- the AGXT gene encoding alanine--glyoxylate aminotransferase, encoding MLRALTSARAALGSRAAGWVRTMASHPLLVPPPEVLLKPMSVPNRLLLGPGPSNLAPRILEAGALQMIGHMHKEMYEIMDEIKQGIQYVFQTKNHLTLATSGSGHSALEAALMNLLEPGESFLVGVNGIWGQRAAEIGERVGARTYPMTKDPGGHYTLQEVEEALAKHKPVVLFLTHGESSSGILQPLEGYGELCHRYQCLFLVDCVASLGGTPIHMDQQGIDILYSGSQKVLNAPPGTALISFSDKAKDKIYSRKTKPYSFYLDIKFLANFWGCDDEPRTYHHTTPVISLYTLRESLALIAEEGLENSWRRHREVTSYLHGRLQELGLQLFVKDPALRLPTVTTVTPPAGYNWRDIVNYLMDHFSIEITGGLGPSLGKVLRIGLLGYNATRENVDRVIEALKEALQHCPRNKL